Sequence from the Burkholderia sp. GAS332 genome:
TTCGCTGTCGCGATCGATGAGGCGCTCACCAGCGCGCTCGAACACAATCGGAGCGCCGACGCGTCGCCCGAAATCGAACGACTGATGCAAAGGTTCGCGCGCAGCCATGCCTCGACAAAGCGTCGATCGCGATCCGACTGCCCCGCCGCGCTACTCGACACCAAACGCCTAACCCGCGTCATGCTGATTGACGAGCGCGCCTGCTCTCATGGGCTCGGCGCGACAGCGGTTCGCAACTCACGTCGAACCTTCAAGCGAATGGTGCAAGCCGCGTGCTCGGCCCATCCACAAGCCGAATTCTGGATCGCGCGATCGGATGACAAAGGCACGGGACGCTGGCTTTCTTCATCGGTCGACTGCATGCCGCCCGACGTACAACGCCTCGCCGATCACGAATCGCTGTGCGCCGCATTGCCTCATGTCGATCACGTCTATACCTTAGGCGCCTCAGAGGGCATGCATGCGCTGCTGGCCGACGTACCGGTCCACGTATTCGGCGCACCCTATTACGCGGGCTGGGGATTGACCGACGACGATCTGCACTTGCCGAACCGCAGCGCGCGTCCCACGCTCGCCGCACTATTCGACGTGGTCTTCCTGCGCTTCACACGCTATCTGAATCCGTTCACTCACACGCTGGGCACGCTCGACGATCTGCTCGACAGCATCGAGTTGCAGCGAGCAGTCCGGCACCGCTTCGCGGATTTGCAGCACGTAGCGGGGATACGCTTTCAATGGTGGAAGCGCCCGTTTGCGACGCCGTATGTAAGCGCCGGCGGCACCACGTTGCGCTGGACGCGCGAGCTGCGGTCCGTGCAGACGAACGAATGCGCAGTACTGTGGGGCGCGCGCAGTGCGGACGGTCTTGCGCCCGAGGTTCCTCGCGTCAGAATCGAGGACGGTTTCTTCCATTCGACAGGCCTCGGCTCCGACATGATCGCGCCGCGCAGCCAGGTGATCGACCGCCGCGGCCTCTATTTCGATGCGAGCCAGCCGAGCGATCTAAGCGTGCTGCTTAACGAAACCGAGTTCAGCGCAACCGAACTGGCACGCGCCGCGGCGCTGCGCGATCAGGTTGTGAAGCTCGGCGTCACCAAATACAACCTGGGGCGGCGTCGCCCTGTGTGGACCGCACCGGCAGGCAAGCAAATCGTACTGGTCCCGGGCCAGGTCGCCGACGATGCATCGATCCGTCTCGGCACGCGCGCCATCGGCACGGCCGACGCACTGCTGCGCGAAGTTCGCAGGCTGCGCCCCGACGCATTCGTGGTCTACAAGCCGCATCCGGATGTGCTGTCGGGCAATCGCAATGGACTGATCGACGCTCAGCAGCTCGCCGATATCGTCGACACTGAAGCGGACTTGCTGTCGCTCGTCGACGTGGCGGACGAAGTGCACACACTCTCGTCGCTCGCAGGCTTCGACGCGTTGTTGCGCGGCAAAGCGGTCTTCACATACGGGCTGCCCTTCTATGCGGGCTGGGGACTGACACACGACGCGCTCGCACCGGTGCCGTGGCGGCACCGTACGCTGACGCTGGACATGTTGTGCGCAGGCGTGCTGTTGCGCTACCCGCTCTACTGGGACTGGCGCACGCGTCTTTTCACCACGCCGGAAGCGGTCGTCGAACAGCTCGCACCTGAGGCGGCACGACCGCTCGAACAAGTCCGCGGTAACCGGATGCGGCCACTGCTCAAAGCACTCCGCTGGACCCGCAACGGAATCTGCCATGCGTCATGGCGCTTCCGGCAAAGACTCGCGCCTCGCGCGTAGCTGCCTCGCCAGAAAACGTACAAAGCCCCGCAAGACTTTCACCTTGCGGGGCTTTTTCTCAAGCGACTACGTTTTTCGCCTATCGCGACATCATGTGCATACTGACGTTATGCATGATCCACAATGACCCGACGATCAGAATCACGGCCGTCAGCACCGTAAAGCCGAACGCCATAACGTTCCAACGCTGTGCCGACGACGTATTCATGTGCAGGAAGAAAACCAGGTGCACGACGATCTGCACGAACGCAAGACCCGCGATCGCGAGCAATGCGTTCTCGCCGGTCAGCGTCCCGTTGAGGACGAGACCGAACGCCGCGGCAGTCAGGATGACGGAGAGAATGAAACCCATCGTATAGCTGCCGATGCTGCCGTGACTCTCACCCGAGTGCGCCAAGTGTGCGGTTTCGCTATGGTCCATTTAGATCACGCTCGCAAGATAGACAAAGGTGAAGACGCCGATCCACACGACGTCCAGAAAGTGCCAGAAAAGGCTCAGGCACGTCAGGCGAATCATGTCGCGTTCGGTCAGATCGCGATGACGCATCACCTGCACGGCAAGCACCGCCATCCAGATCAGGCCGCACGTCACGTGCAAACCGTGCGTGCCGACCAGCGTAAAGAACGATGACAGGAACGCGCTACGGCTCGGGCCCGCACCCTGTGCGATCAGGTGCGAGAACTCGCGCATTTCCAGCACGAGAAACGCAAGACCCAGCAGGAACGTCACGCCGAGCCAGAAAAGCAGCACGCCCTTCTTGTTCTTATGCGCGCCCAGCATCGCGAAGCCGTACGTGATACTGCTCAGCAGCAGCATGGACGTTTCGAGCGCGACGCCCGGAATCTCGAACAGATCCTTCCCGGTCGGACCACCCGCGAACTGGTGCTGCATCGCCGCGAACACCGCAAACAGCGACGCGAAGATGATGCAGTCTGTCATCAGGTACAGCCAGAAGCCGAATACCGAATGCGACGGCGGGTGATCGGCATGATGCGCATCGTGATGATGCAAGCCCGCCGCAAGAGTGTTGTTTGACATCAATCCACCTCCAACGCGACCTGCGCATCGGCGCTGGCGCGTTTTTCTTCAATCGCGACCTGCGCACCGGCGCCGGAGCGTTGTTGTTCAATCGCCGCTACCGTGGCGGCCGGGATGTAAAAGCCTTCGTTCTTCTGGAAGCTGTAAATGATCACAGTACCGATCGAGCCGACCAGACCAACAATCGCGAGCCACCAGATGTGCCACACAGCGGCAAAACCCAGCACCAGCGAGAACATCGCCACAACCAGACCCGCGGACGTGTTCGACGGCATGTGAATGTCGCGATACACCGGCTTCGGCCGATTCTTGCGCAACTTCATTTCAGCAAATGCGTCCAGTTCACGCACGTCCGGAATGATCGCGAAGTTGTACGACGCCGGCGGCGAGCTCGTTGCCCATTCCAGCGTGTGACCGTCCCACGGATCGCCCGTCACGTCGCGGTTTTGCGGCAGGTTGCGGTCGCGGATGCTGACGACCAGTTGCAGCACCTGGCAAGCGATTCCGATGGCGATCAGCACAGCACCGACCCACGCGAAGATCAGCCACGGATGCCAATCCGGATTGTCATAGTGATTCAGACGACGCGTCATGCCCATGAAGCCCAGCACGTACAGCGGCGTGAACGCAACCCAGAAACCGATCTGCCAGAACCAGAACGACGCCTTGCCCCACTTCTCATTCAGCTTGAAGCCAAACGCCTTCGGGAACCAGTAGTTGAAACCAGCCAGGTAGCCGAACAGCACGCCACCAATAATCACGTTGTGGAAGTGAGCGATCAGGAACAGGCTGTTGTGCAGCACGAAGTCCGCGCCCGGAATCGCCATCATCACGCCGGTCATACCGCCGATCGTGAAGGTGACCATGAAGCCGAGGGTCCACAGGATCGGCGTCGTGAACTGCAGACGGCCCTTGTAGATCGTGAACAGCCAGTTGAACACTTTCACGCCGGTCGGAATAGCAATGACCATCGTCGCGATACCGAAGAACGCGTTGACGTCAGCGCCCGAACCCATCGTGAAGAAGTGGTGCAGCCACACGAGGAACGAAAGCACCATGATCGCGCAGGTTGCCCACACCATCGTCTTGTAGCCGAACAGCGGCTTCTTGGCGAACGTCGCCACGACTTCCGAGAAGATACCGAACGCCGGCAGGATCAGGATGTACACCTCAGGGTGACCCCATGCCCAGATCAGGTTCAGGTACAGCATGGCGTTACCGCCGCCGTCGTTGGTGAAGAAGTGCATGCCAAGGTAGCGGTCCAGACCGAGCAACGCGAGCGTGACGGTCAGAATCGGGAACGCGGCCATGATCAGCACGTTCGTGCACAGCGCGGTCCACGTGAACACGGGCATCTTCATGAACGTCATGCCCGGTGCGCGCATCTTGACGATGGTCACGAAGAAGTTCACGCCGGTCAGCAACGTGCCGATACCGGAGAGCTGCAGACTCCACAGGTAATAATCGACCCCGACACCTGGACTGAACTGCAATTCGGACAGTGGCGGATAAGCCAGCCAGCCCGTTTGCGCGAATTCACCGATCACCAGCGAGATGTTGATCAGGATCGCACTGATCGCGGTCATCCAGAAGCTCAATGAGTTGAGGAACGGGAACGCAACATCGCGGGCACCGATCTGCAACGGCACGATGAGGTTCATCAGGCCGACCATGAACGCCATCGCCATGAAGAAAATCATGATGACGCCGTGCGCGGTAAAAATCTGGTCGTAATGATGCGGCGGCAAGAAGCCTGGCGCGTTATACGACAGCGCTAGCTGGGTACGCATCATGATCGCGTCCGCAAAGCCGCGGAACAGCATGATCAGCGCAACCACGATGTACATCACGCCCAGCTTCTTGTGATCGACCGATGTGAGCCATTCGGTCCACAGGTAGCGCCACTTGCCAAAATAGGTGATCAGACCCAGAACGAGCGCACCGCCGAGGGCGATCCCGGCAGCCGTCACCATGATGATCGGCTCGTGGTACGGAATCGAGTCTAGTGAGAGTTTTCCGAACATGCGTTACCCCTTACCCTTTGGCGCACAGTTAGCGTCTTTCATGTTGTCGAGGACGTTACCGTTGTTGTATCGGGCAATGATGTTGTGAAAGAGCTTCGGATCGACCGACGAGAAGTACCGCACCGGTTCCTTCTCGGTAGGCGCCGACACCACGTGGTAGCGGTCCATGTCGAGGCGGTCGGACGAGGCGCGTACCTTGGCGACCCACGCATTGAACTCTTCAGGCGACGTAGCGAGTGCACGGAACTTCATGTCCGAGAAACCCTTGCCGCTGAAATTCGCCGCAGTGCCGGCGTAGTTGCCTGCTTCGTCAGCGATCAGATGCAGACGCGTTTGCATACCCGCCATTGCGTAGATCTGGCCGCCGAGTTGCGGAATGAAGAACGAGTTCATCACCGTGTCGGACGTGATGACGAAGTTCACCGGCGTGCCGACCGGGAACGCCAACTGGTTCACCGAGGCAATGCCGAGGTCGGGATAGATGAAGAGCCATTTCCAGTCGAGTGCGACGACTTCGACGTTAATCGGCTTCACCTGCGACTCGAGTGGCTTATACGGATCGAGCTCGTGTGTGCTCTTCCACGTCAGCACGGCGAGGAACAGGATGATCAGCGTCGGAATCGTCCAGATGGCGATTTCGATACCGGTCGAATGCACCCAGCCCGGACGGTATTCGGCATTCTTGTTCGACGCGCGATAGCGCCATGCGAACAGCAGCGTGAGCGCGATAACCGGAACGACCACGATCAGCATGGCCCAGGTCGACGTGGCAATCAGCTCACGTTCAGCCAGACCCACACTCCCCTTCGGATTCAAAACATCGAGATTGCTGCAACCCGAGAGCAGCAACATGAGGCCGGCGGACAGGAAACTTATCGACCCTCGTAGAGTCTTTCCTTTCATATCCATTGCCCTTCTCTTACGACTTCAACGAACGTCATTCGACCGCTCTCCTTTTTATAAGCGATCGCATAATAGGGGGTCGTCAAGAGGATATAAACACCCGATTTCGCAACGATCTATTGCGTCGCAACACCGTGCGACACGTTGCCGCATACCTGTGCGCACGTGAGGGTTTG
This genomic interval carries:
- a CDS encoding capsular polysaccharide export protein, producing MKDRVTHQPAPASITVNLGSVTRGFRSLNWLARRSDNLWIDGSLGRVALRLSRLSGKRVNATWPGPVWSRSASGTPLLSWFSAPVTDGGADAFAVAIDEALTSALEHNRSADASPEIERLMQRFARSHASTKRRSRSDCPAALLDTKRLTRVMLIDERACSHGLGATAVRNSRRTFKRMVQAACSAHPQAEFWIARSDDKGTGRWLSSSVDCMPPDVQRLADHESLCAALPHVDHVYTLGASEGMHALLADVPVHVFGAPYYAGWGLTDDDLHLPNRSARPTLAALFDVVFLRFTRYLNPFTHTLGTLDDLLDSIELQRAVRHRFADLQHVAGIRFQWWKRPFATPYVSAGGTTLRWTRELRSVQTNECAVLWGARSADGLAPEVPRVRIEDGFFHSTGLGSDMIAPRSQVIDRRGLYFDASQPSDLSVLLNETEFSATELARAAALRDQVVKLGVTKYNLGRRRPVWTAPAGKQIVLVPGQVADDASIRLGTRAIGTADALLREVRRLRPDAFVVYKPHPDVLSGNRNGLIDAQQLADIVDTEADLLSLVDVADEVHTLSSLAGFDALLRGKAVFTYGLPFYAGWGLTHDALAPVPWRHRTLTLDMLCAGVLLRYPLYWDWRTRLFTTPEAVVEQLAPEAARPLEQVRGNRMRPLLKALRWTRNGICHASWRFRQRLAPRA
- a CDS encoding cytochrome bo3 quinol oxidase subunit 4 — protein: MDHSETAHLAHSGESHGSIGSYTMGFILSVILTAAAFGLVLNGTLTGENALLAIAGLAFVQIVVHLVFFLHMNTSSAQRWNVMAFGFTVLTAVILIVGSLWIMHNVSMHMMSR
- a CDS encoding cytochrome bo3 quinol oxidase subunit 3, producing MSNNTLAAGLHHHDAHHADHPPSHSVFGFWLYLMTDCIIFASLFAVFAAMQHQFAGGPTGKDLFEIPGVALETSMLLLSSITYGFAMLGAHKNKKGVLLFWLGVTFLLGLAFLVLEMREFSHLIAQGAGPSRSAFLSSFFTLVGTHGLHVTCGLIWMAVLAVQVMRHRDLTERDMIRLTCLSLFWHFLDVVWIGVFTFVYLASVI
- a CDS encoding cytochrome bo3 quinol oxidase subunit 1 apoprotein, giving the protein MFGKLSLDSIPYHEPIIMVTAAGIALGGALVLGLITYFGKWRYLWTEWLTSVDHKKLGVMYIVVALIMLFRGFADAIMMRTQLALSYNAPGFLPPHHYDQIFTAHGVIMIFFMAMAFMVGLMNLIVPLQIGARDVAFPFLNSLSFWMTAISAILINISLVIGEFAQTGWLAYPPLSELQFSPGVGVDYYLWSLQLSGIGTLLTGVNFFVTIVKMRAPGMTFMKMPVFTWTALCTNVLIMAAFPILTVTLALLGLDRYLGMHFFTNDGGGNAMLYLNLIWAWGHPEVYILILPAFGIFSEVVATFAKKPLFGYKTMVWATCAIMVLSFLVWLHHFFTMGSGADVNAFFGIATMVIAIPTGVKVFNWLFTIYKGRLQFTTPILWTLGFMVTFTIGGMTGVMMAIPGADFVLHNSLFLIAHFHNVIIGGVLFGYLAGFNYWFPKAFGFKLNEKWGKASFWFWQIGFWVAFTPLYVLGFMGMTRRLNHYDNPDWHPWLIFAWVGAVLIAIGIACQVLQLVVSIRDRNLPQNRDVTGDPWDGHTLEWATSSPPASYNFAIIPDVRELDAFAEMKLRKNRPKPVYRDIHMPSNTSAGLVVAMFSLVLGFAAVWHIWWLAIVGLVGSIGTVIIYSFQKNEGFYIPAATVAAIEQQRSGAGAQVAIEEKRASADAQVALEVD
- a CDS encoding cytochrome bo3 quinol oxidase subunit 2 — encoded protein: MKGKTLRGSISFLSAGLMLLLSGCSNLDVLNPKGSVGLAERELIATSTWAMLIVVVPVIALTLLFAWRYRASNKNAEYRPGWVHSTGIEIAIWTIPTLIILFLAVLTWKSTHELDPYKPLESQVKPINVEVVALDWKWLFIYPDLGIASVNQLAFPVGTPVNFVITSDTVMNSFFIPQLGGQIYAMAGMQTRLHLIADEAGNYAGTAANFSGKGFSDMKFRALATSPEEFNAWVAKVRASSDRLDMDRYHVVSAPTEKEPVRYFSSVDPKLFHNIIARYNNGNVLDNMKDANCAPKGKG